The Devosia sp. YIM 151766 genome includes a region encoding these proteins:
- a CDS encoding ABC transporter permease, whose amino-acid sequence MSTKTEPSGLIKPTEPPVGLWTDAWARLRANRIAMVGLGAIVLLILIAVFGPLVSPYDFLTQNLDGRNLPPSPAHWLGTDELGRDVASRVMYGTRTAFFVAIVVTVISVLIGAALGAVAGYAGGKVDATIMWFTDVFMSVPNLLLVIVINTSMKPQLGRWMDSMYMATGNVIFRNTVIADFIMVFGTIALVMWPPYARTVRAQILSVRSQPYVLAARSLGLPTHQIILRYLIPNSIGPLIVAVSAGLGGAMVLESAFSFLGVGVQPPTPSWGLMISDGLRTWQQYPHLLAAPAIALAIASVAFSFIGDGLNDALNPKGAK is encoded by the coding sequence ATGTCCACGAAAACTGAACCCTCCGGCCTGATCAAACCCACTGAACCGCCTGTCGGTCTGTGGACCGATGCCTGGGCGCGGCTGCGCGCCAACCGCATCGCCATGGTGGGGCTGGGCGCCATCGTGCTGCTGATCCTGATTGCCGTGTTCGGGCCGCTGGTGTCGCCCTATGACTTCCTGACGCAGAATCTTGACGGACGTAACCTGCCGCCCTCGCCGGCCCATTGGCTGGGCACCGACGAGCTGGGCCGCGATGTGGCGAGCCGCGTGATGTATGGCACGCGCACCGCGTTTTTCGTGGCCATTGTCGTCACCGTCATTTCGGTGCTGATCGGCGCCGCCCTGGGTGCGGTCGCCGGCTATGCCGGGGGCAAGGTGGACGCCACGATCATGTGGTTTACCGATGTCTTCATGTCGGTGCCCAACCTGCTGCTGGTGATCGTCATCAACACATCGATGAAGCCGCAGCTGGGACGCTGGATGGACAGCATGTATATGGCCACCGGCAATGTGATATTCCGCAATACGGTGATTGCCGACTTCATCATGGTGTTCGGCACCATCGCGCTGGTTATGTGGCCGCCCTATGCCCGCACGGTGCGTGCGCAAATCCTTAGCGTGCGCAGCCAGCCATATGTGCTTGCCGCGCGTTCGCTGGGCCTGCCGACGCACCAGATCATCCTGCGCTACTTAATTCCCAATTCCATCGGGCCGCTGATCGTGGCGGTCAGCGCCGGGCTGGGTGGAGCCATGGTGCTCGAAAGCGCCTTCAGTTTCCTTGGCGTCGGGGTGCAGCCGCCGACCCCGAGCTGGGGTCTGATGATCTCCGATGGCCTGCGCACCTGGCAGCAATATCCGCATTTGCTGGCCGCACCGGCCATCGCCCTCGCCATTGCCTCGGTTGCCTTCAGCTTCATTGGCGATGGCCTCAACGACGCGCTCA